A window of Chitinophagales bacterium contains these coding sequences:
- a CDS encoding pirin family protein, translating into MKNNRSIEAIIAPPPPHMVGNGFRVHNFFPNSRFIDKKRMSPFFLLDYNSKVDFAATDEPRGVGVHPHRGFETVTIAYHGRIAHHDSAGNSGVIGEGDVQWMTAASGLLHKEYHEKTYSQTGGPFQMVQLWVNLPAKDKKSPPKYQEVLREKMGKHLLDDKISEVEVIAGSYGEVKGPASTFTPMHVYNLRLKKGAKLPLSFPTEYNTGLLVIEGAAQVNGQAAGPDHFILLKNDGESFEVEATEDLVMLVLSGQPIDEPIVAYGPFLMNTWDEVEQAIEDVNKGKFGILED; encoded by the coding sequence ATGAAAAATAATAGATCCATCGAAGCCATCATTGCCCCTCCTCCACCCCATATGGTGGGCAATGGGTTCAGGGTGCATAATTTCTTTCCCAACAGCCGTTTTATTGATAAAAAACGGATGAGCCCCTTCTTTCTGCTGGACTATAATTCAAAAGTAGATTTTGCCGCTACGGACGAACCCCGGGGTGTAGGCGTTCATCCGCACCGGGGCTTTGAAACGGTGACCATTGCCTACCATGGGCGGATCGCGCATCATGACAGTGCGGGCAATAGCGGGGTAATTGGTGAGGGTGATGTACAATGGATGACCGCTGCATCCGGTTTACTCCATAAGGAATATCATGAGAAAACTTATAGTCAGACAGGTGGCCCTTTTCAAATGGTACAGCTTTGGGTGAACCTGCCGGCCAAAGACAAAAAGAGCCCGCCCAAATACCAGGAAGTGCTTCGTGAAAAAATGGGCAAACACCTTCTTGACGACAAGATCAGTGAGGTGGAAGTCATTGCAGGAAGTTATGGTGAGGTCAAAGGCCCGGCTTCAACCTTCACCCCAATGCACGTTTACAACCTGCGGTTAAAAAAAGGGGCCAAACTTCCCCTTTCCTTTCCAACAGAATACAATACCGGATTATTGGTAATTGAAGGGGCTGCCCAGGTGAATGGACAAGCCGCCGGCCCGGATCATTTTATTTTATTAAAAAATGATGGGGAATCCTTTGAAGTGGAAGCTACCGAAGACCTGGTGATGTTGGTCCTCTCCGGCCAACCCATTGATGAACCCATTGTAGCCTATGGCCCATTTTTGATGAATACATGGGATGAAGTAGAACAGGCCATAGAGGATGTTAATAAAGGTAAATTCGGCATATTGGAAGATTAA
- the nagB gene encoding glucosamine-6-phosphate deaminase, whose product MSMVDSFEKIPVHIFPDLKKGSQYVAKLIADLIRKKQAEGKKCVLGLATGSTPKTLYAELVRLHKEEGLSFKNVVSFNLDEYYPIDRDAMQSYYNFMHRYLFNHVDIDPANIHLPNGELPKDEIKKHCLDYEQMIQDAGGIDLQILGIGNNGHIGFNEPGSGLYSKTRMVTLDTSTRLANAYEFANISEVPRLAITVGISTILKARQIVLMAWGPGKAPVIQKACEEDDTEQVPASLLQNHDDVRFVIDESASGELTRFKSPWLTGECEWTPAMIKKAVINMALKLKKPILSLTNNDYNEYGLGDLIVEKGDAYEINLQVYYMLRDSITGWPGGKPNAVIPSHPERSNPYPKKVVIFSPHPDDDIISMGGTFQRLHDQGHEVHVAYQTSGNIAVTDEFVTRMLDFAVGFEELSGIDTQKSAGILNNARDFIQSKRKNQVDTPEVRSIKGLIRRCEARATCRYVGLGDHQVHFQDLPFYETGTIEKNPMGEEDIRITIELLRQIKPHQVYCAGDFADPHGTHIVCFNVVLEALKRIKTGGKDPWINDCWLWLYKGAWQEWNIEEIEMAIPMSPDQVMKKRFGIFIHQSQKDMVPFQGSDDREFWQRAEERNAATAKLYADLGLTHYAAMEAFVRWHY is encoded by the coding sequence ATGAGTATGGTTGATTCATTTGAAAAGATCCCGGTCCATATATTCCCCGATCTCAAGAAAGGCTCTCAATATGTGGCCAAACTGATCGCAGACCTGATCCGAAAGAAACAGGCAGAGGGAAAAAAATGCGTCCTTGGATTAGCTACCGGCTCCACTCCCAAAACCCTCTATGCCGAACTGGTACGGCTGCATAAAGAAGAAGGGTTGAGTTTCAAAAATGTTGTCAGTTTTAACCTGGATGAATATTATCCCATCGACAGGGATGCCATGCAGAGTTATTACAATTTCATGCATCGGTACCTCTTCAATCATGTGGATATAGATCCGGCGAATATTCATCTCCCAAATGGCGAGCTCCCCAAAGACGAGATCAAAAAACACTGTCTGGATTATGAACAAATGATCCAGGATGCCGGTGGTATCGATCTGCAGATTCTCGGTATCGGAAACAATGGACATATTGGCTTCAACGAACCAGGGTCAGGGCTTTATTCCAAGACCCGGATGGTGACACTCGATACATCCACCCGTCTGGCCAATGCCTATGAATTTGCCAATATCTCGGAAGTACCCCGGTTGGCCATCACGGTAGGTATCAGTACCATCCTGAAGGCCCGGCAGATCGTATTGATGGCCTGGGGGCCTGGTAAAGCACCTGTGATACAAAAGGCCTGCGAGGAAGATGATACCGAACAGGTGCCTGCTTCGCTGCTGCAAAACCATGATGATGTTCGGTTCGTGATCGATGAATCCGCATCCGGTGAGCTTACCCGGTTCAAATCGCCCTGGCTGACGGGAGAATGTGAATGGACACCGGCCATGATCAAGAAGGCGGTGATCAATATGGCCTTGAAACTAAAGAAACCCATTCTTTCCCTGACCAATAATGATTACAATGAGTACGGGCTGGGTGACCTGATCGTGGAGAAAGGGGATGCGTATGAAATAAATCTTCAGGTCTATTATATGCTCCGGGATTCCATTACTGGATGGCCTGGTGGTAAACCCAATGCTGTTATACCCTCACACCCGGAACGAAGCAATCCCTATCCAAAAAAAGTTGTGATCTTCTCCCCCCACCCGGATGATGACATCATCAGTATGGGAGGAACCTTCCAACGCTTACATGATCAGGGACATGAAGTTCATGTAGCTTATCAAACCTCTGGCAATATCGCCGTAACCGATGAATTTGTGACCCGGATGCTTGATTTTGCCGTAGGCTTTGAGGAACTCTCCGGTATTGATACCCAAAAATCAGCCGGGATACTCAACAATGCCCGAGACTTCATTCAATCCAAAAGAAAGAACCAGGTCGATACGCCGGAGGTTCGGTCCATTAAGGGACTGATTCGCCGCTGTGAAGCCAGAGCTACTTGTCGCTATGTTGGGCTAGGTGATCACCAGGTACATTTTCAGGATCTTCCTTTCTATGAAACAGGTACCATCGAAAAGAACCCGATGGGCGAAGAGGATATCCGGATCACCATTGAACTGCTGCGGCAGATAAAACCCCACCAGGTCTATTGTGCCGGTGATTTTGCCGATCCACATGGCACCCATATTGTTTGCTTTAATGTGGTATTGGAAGCCTTAAAAAGAATCAAAACTGGCGGCAAGGATCCCTGGATCAATGATTGCTGGCTTTGGTTGTACAAAGGAGCCTGGCAGGAATGGAACATTGAAGAAATTGAAATGGCCATTCCTATGAGCCCCGACCAGGTCATGAAAAAACGCTTTGGCATCTTCATACATCAATCGCAAAAAGATATGGTTCCCTTCCAGGGCAGCGATGACCGGGAGTTTTGGCAAAGGGCAGAAGAGCGAAACGCGGCAACGGCCAAACTCTATGCAGACCTGGGATTAACTCATTATGCGGCTATGGAGGCGTTTGTGAGGTGGCATTATTAG
- a CDS encoding response regulator transcription factor — MRIIIADDHAIVRKGIKQLISEEYPSAEFGEAGDVETLIEYIIKKDWDVVICDITMPGRSGLEALQQIKQIKPDLPVLIMSMHSEDQYALRVLKAGASGYLNKDTVHDDLIRALQTIRLGRKFITPSIAEKLANALGYDSQKKMHEFLSDREFDVFKMIAAGKSVSEIAEQLNLSATTISTYRSRILEKMGMKTNADLTRYALENSLI, encoded by the coding sequence ATTCGAATTATTATCGCAGATGATCATGCCATCGTCAGAAAGGGAATTAAGCAATTAATCTCTGAAGAATATCCCTCCGCCGAATTTGGTGAAGCGGGCGATGTGGAAACGCTGATCGAGTACATCATCAAGAAAGATTGGGATGTCGTGATCTGTGATATTACTATGCCCGGTCGTAGTGGCCTGGAAGCGCTTCAGCAAATCAAACAAATAAAACCAGATCTTCCTGTTTTGATCATGAGCATGCACTCAGAAGATCAATATGCACTACGTGTATTAAAAGCAGGGGCCTCGGGTTATTTGAATAAAGACACCGTGCATGATGACCTGATCCGGGCACTTCAAACCATTCGCCTGGGTCGGAAGTTCATTACGCCCTCTATCGCCGAAAAACTGGCCAATGCGCTGGGATATGATTCACAGAAAAAAATGCATGAATTTCTGAGCGACCGGGAATTCGATGTCTTTAAAATGATCGCTGCCGGAAAATCTGTTTCCGAGATCGCTGAACAACTCAACCTCAGTGCCACCACCATCAGCACCTACCGATCGCGTATATTGGAGAAAATGGGAATGAAGACCAATGCTGATTTGACAAGGTATGCGTTGGAGAATTCGTTGATTTAG